GAGCCTGTGGCGCTTAGTGAGCGCTTCCCCCGAGAGCGCCATCATGGCTGGAAGTTCATCCGCTTTGCCCCAGATGGGTGGCTGTACATCCCAGTAGGCGCCCCGTGTAATGTCTGTGAGCGCAAAGATGAGCGCTATGCCTCGATCATGAGGATGCAGTCGGACGGGGCCCAATTGGAGATTTTCGCGCGGGGCGTCCGCAATACGGTTGGGTTCGATTGGCATCCGAAGACGCGTGAGCTCTGGTTTACGGATAACGGGCGAGACTGGATGGGCGACGATCTGCCGCCGGACGAGCTGAATCATGCGCCGCGTCCAGGGCTGCATTTTGGCTTTCCCTATTGTCATGGGCGAACTCTTCCCGATCCCGGGTTCGGGAAGGGGCGGAAGTGTGAGGAGTTCACCCCACCTGCAATAGAACTAGGGCCCCACGTGGCAGCGCTAGGCGTGCGCTTTTATACGGAAACGATGTTTCCAGACGAGTTTCGAAATCACCTGTTCATTGCGGAACACGGATCGTGGAATCGGAGCGTGCCGATCGGGTATCGTGTGACCCTTGCACGACTTGAAAACCATCGCGCGCTCTCGTACAAAGTCTTTGCCGAAGGGTGGCTCCAAGGCGGTCACGCGTGGGGACGTCCTGTGGACCTGCTTGTCATGCCGGATGGCGCGATGCTGGTTTCGGATGATAAGGCAGATGTAATTTATCGTATCAGCTACAGGAAATAACGGTAACTACTCAGGTAGATAGGCTGAAGGCTGAAGGCTTTTAGGGGTAAGTCATGCGTGATCAAAGAAAACTCAGAAAAGGTCTTGAATGGCTCGATTCGTGCCTTGCGAGATAATTAGAACCTTCAGCCTTCAGTCTAAACACCTGAGTGGTTACAAATAACCTATCTAATGGGTGAGCAGGAAAGGCTTGCAGGTATAGTATGGGTTACACGATTTGCAAATATTTGCGCGACAGGAAAGAGAATTCGTGGTAAAGATGGTAGCCTTTTGAGGAGCGGCGAAGGCGTGGCAATTGGGAAGGGGCGCCGATACGAGATCGCGAACATCGGCTTTGACCAAGGAAAGGAGAGAAAGGGTGGGACACTGGGCCAGGAGATCATTATCGTGGGTGGGTGAATTGGCCGTTGCAGTGACAATCGTAGGATTTGTCGGCGCGTCGAGCGCAATGGCGGGGGATCCGCAATCGACCGGTGAAGGTGCTTCCCGACAAGTGGAAGGCGCAGTACTGCTGGAGACAGAGCAAATCGAAGAATACGACCCCTGGGAGCCTTATAACGAAAAGATCTTCGACTTCAACCATAAAGTATTTGATCGGTACGTCCTGAAACCCGTGTCGAAGGCGTGGGATTATCTGCCGGACCCTGTGCAGGAAAGTCTCGGTAACGTCTTCGATAACATCGCCATGCCTCGCCGTGTCGTCAATAACCTGCTACAGGCCAAATTCAAGGGGGCCGGCACCGAAGTGGCTCGCTTCGGCATCAACACAACGGTGGGTGTCGTCGGCCTCTTCGATGTCGCGAAGAAGGTGGGGCTTGAAAAGAGCGACGCGGATACGGGCCAAACGCTGGGTATCTGGGGAGTAGGCCCAGGTCCCTATTTAATCTTGCCCTTCTTGCCGCCGCTAACGGCCCGTGACGCCTTCGGCTTTGCGGCGGACGCGGCCCTGGACCCACTGAATTACCTCATCCCGTTCGCCGCATTGGCCGGAAGGGGAACCGGGGAAGTCGTCAATGCCCGGTCGCAGAACCTGGAAACATTCGATAGCGTTGAAGAGTCTACCGTTGACTTGTACAGTGCGGTGCGGAATTTCTATCTGCAAGGGAGACAGCGGGCCATCGCGAAGTAATCGTCTACTCTCAACCCTCACGCATTATAACGTGAAGCGGCTGTCACTACTGCCAAATGTAACCATTCAGTTACGGGTAGAAAATCTCCCCCAGGCTTAATATATGCCGGGGCAGGCTCTAACCCCTCTTTTCCAAAGAGGGGGACTAACTGTTTCCCCCTTTTAAAAAGGGGGATTAAGGGGGATTTTGTAAAAATACCACATTTTATTTAATGATTTCCCCCCTTTTACTGAATGGTTACTGCCAACTCTTCCGGGTCTTGTATAGGTAAACGATATCCTGAATGCGCTTCTTGGTGTGGTAGGCAGGCGTCACTTCTGCACCTCTCGGAGCGGCTCTTCTCATCTCAGTGGGTCCCTGCTCCTTCGGCGGAGCTCGTACTGAGCTTCGTTGAAGTATCCGTTACCCCCTGCCTACTCACGTCAATACCGAAGGCCCCACGTAACAGCCGGAAGAACCTCTTTCTTTAGGACCCCTTCTCTACCTCCGACAGACACAGGTCACGCCTCCCAACCCATTAGCATTGACCGTTATGCAGTTTCCTTATGCTCCCAAGGTGAGTTCGCTCTCTGGCGCTGGGTTCGTCACCTCTTTTCCCGTTAGGTCTCGTCAATAGGATCTACCCCAATTGGGATAGACCACGTCCCAAAACGGGTGAACAGAAGGGTATGGCCCTTCCTTCCACGCCTGGCTATGGCAGGGATGGCTACTAACTCGTGAGATCTATTGAGGAGAATCATTTTTGTTGGAATTCGCATTTTGGCACTGCTCCTGCAGACGATAAGAATCATACTGTAACCAACGAGCCAAAGCATTGATGTGATGTCAAAACCAGGAAGGGGGTGATTCGAAGCGATGATGAAGAAATTGGGTATCGTAGTGATGACTGCATTCTTCAGCGTCTCCGTGGCTGGTCTCAGCTTTGCTGACGAGGCGAAGAAGCATGAGGCCCCGGC
This genomic stretch from Candidatus Methylomirabilis limnetica harbors:
- a CDS encoding MlaA family lipoprotein, giving the protein MGELAVAVTIVGFVGASSAMAGDPQSTGEGASRQVEGAVLLETEQIEEYDPWEPYNEKIFDFNHKVFDRYVLKPVSKAWDYLPDPVQESLGNVFDNIAMPRRVVNNLLQAKFKGAGTEVARFGINTTVGVVGLFDVAKKVGLEKSDADTGQTLGIWGVGPGPYLILPFLPPLTARDAFGFAADAALDPLNYLIPFAALAGRGTGEVVNARSQNLETFDSVEESTVDLYSAVRNFYLQGRQRAIAK
- a CDS encoding PQQ-dependent sugar dehydrogenase; this translates as MRGLRLGLSLLVLLTGSVSCGGANSTQELPLHQIRLPTGFEIGIYASPVPNARSMVLSPNGTLFVGTLTAGNVYAIVDRNQDGKADEVVTVARELNMPNGVAFHNGALYVAEVDRILRYDNIETHLKDPPEPVALSERFPRERHHGWKFIRFAPDGWLYIPVGAPCNVCERKDERYASIMRMQSDGAQLEIFARGVRNTVGFDWHPKTRELWFTDNGRDWMGDDLPPDELNHAPRPGLHFGFPYCHGRTLPDPGFGKGRKCEEFTPPAIELGPHVAALGVRFYTETMFPDEFRNHLFIAEHGSWNRSVPIGYRVTLARLENHRALSYKVFAEGWLQGGHAWGRPVDLLVMPDGAMLVSDDKADVIYRISYRK